A genomic region of Ignavibacteriota bacterium contains the following coding sequences:
- a CDS encoding exo-alpha-sialidase, which produces MKKIILVLFISGVLFSQTKIEENLIFPLQEEHVHSSSIVELPNGDFLTCWFEGSGERTANDVVIKGSRLKKGEVNWSKPFLMADSPGQPDCNPILFLNNENKLFLIWVVVRANRWETSVLKVRTTKDYENDLAPNWQWQDIILMKPGKEFEVTVDKQFKENTNDELAWAEYALPYEELLIEAAKDPVKRETGWMTRTHPIILKNGKILLPLYSDGFNFGLIAISEDDGNTWNCGLPIVGRGLNQPSLIVKNDGTIDAYMRDDGDSPGKIFISHSNDEGYSWTFAKKSDIPNPGASIEIIKLHSGNWLLIYNDVDDGRYSLCAALSDDEGKSWKWKRNLEKTEKEKGSFSYPSVIQAKNGKIQLTYSFSNSENEKSIKHVTFMENWIKE; this is translated from the coding sequence ATGAAAAAAATAATTTTAGTACTTTTTATTTCCGGTGTTTTGTTTAGTCAAACAAAAATTGAAGAAAATTTAATATTTCCGCTTCAGGAAGAACATGTTCATTCTAGCAGTATTGTTGAATTGCCGAATGGAGATTTTCTTACTTGCTGGTTTGAAGGCAGCGGTGAACGAACGGCTAATGACGTGGTAATAAAAGGATCAAGATTAAAAAAAGGCGAAGTGAATTGGAGCAAACCATTTTTAATGGCAGATTCTCCGGGACAACCCGACTGCAATCCAATTTTATTTTTAAATAATGAAAATAAACTGTTTTTAATTTGGGTTGTTGTGAGAGCCAATCGATGGGAAACATCTGTTCTTAAAGTTAGAACAACAAAAGATTATGAAAACGATTTAGCTCCAAACTGGCAATGGCAAGATATAATTTTGATGAAACCCGGAAAAGAATTTGAAGTAACTGTAGATAAACAATTTAAAGAAAATACGAATGATGAATTGGCTTGGGCTGAATATGCTTTGCCTTACGAGGAACTGCTAATCGAAGCCGCAAAAGATCCTGTGAAAAGAGAAACGGGCTGGATGACAAGAACTCATCCGATAATTTTAAAAAATGGTAAAATATTATTACCGTTATATTCGGATGGATTTAATTTTGGACTTATCGCAATATCCGAAGATGATGGAAATACTTGGAATTGCGGTTTACCGATTGTTGGAAGAGGATTGAATCAGCCAAGTTTGATTGTTAAAAATGACGGAACAATTGATGCATATATGCGTGATGACGGTGATTCGCCGGGGAAAATTTTTATTAGTCATTCTAATGATGAAGGATATTCATGGACATTCGCAAAAAAATCGGATATACCAAATCCCGGAGCAAGTATAGAAATTATAAAATTACACAGCGGCAATTGGCTCCTAATTTATAATGATGTTGATGACGGAAGATATAGTTTATGCGCGGCGCTTTCTGATGATGAAGGAAAAAGCTGGAAATGGAAAAGAAATTTGGAAAAAACAGAAAAGGAGAAAGGCTCATTTTCTTATCCTTCTGTAATACAAGCAAAGAACGGTAAAATTCAATTGACCTATTCATTTAGTAATTCAGAAAATGAAAAATCAATTAAGCATGTAACTTTTATGGAAAATTGGATCAAAGAATAA
- a CDS encoding galactose mutarotase has translation MNIEKTIWGKTKNSETVYLFSLVNTNGMSVKISNYGGIIQSVLVPDKNGRIEDVVLGYDEMDEYVKHTPYFGSICGRYANRISNSSFEIDGIKYNVTPNEGKNHLHGGSIGFDKVVWEAEEIISDDHCAIKLKYLSKDGEEGYPGNLITILKYTLNNENELVIEYQAETDKKTHLNLTNHTYFNLTGDCTNTILDHELWINSGNYLPIDTLAIPKGKIDQVSGTPFDFTKLTKIGSRINLDHEQLKNGFGYDHCFIFDNFNGNLKLNAILVDNKSGRIVEMFTTEPAVQLYTGNHLTEKFIGKNNIAYLPRTGVCLETEHYPDSPNNIEFPSTILNPNEIFNSKTVYKFKLNK, from the coding sequence ATGAATATTGAAAAAACAATTTGGGGAAAAACAAAAAACTCGGAAACGGTTTATTTATTTTCGCTGGTAAATACTAATGGAATGTCAGTAAAAATCTCAAATTACGGAGGAATAATTCAGTCGGTTCTTGTTCCCGATAAAAACGGAAGAATTGAAGACGTTGTTCTTGGATATGATGAAATGGATGAGTATGTAAAACATACTCCTTATTTTGGGAGCATTTGCGGCCGATACGCAAATAGAATTTCAAATTCAAGTTTTGAAATTGACGGAATAAAATACAACGTCACTCCAAATGAAGGAAAGAATCATTTGCACGGAGGCAGTATAGGTTTTGATAAAGTAGTTTGGGAAGCTGAAGAAATAATTAGCGATGATCATTGTGCGATTAAATTAAAATACTTAAGCAAGGATGGCGAAGAAGGTTATCCAGGAAATTTAATAACAATATTGAAATACACGTTGAATAATGAAAACGAATTGGTAATTGAATATCAAGCTGAAACAGATAAAAAGACTCATCTAAATTTAACGAACCATACTTATTTTAATTTAACGGGTGATTGTACAAATACAATTCTGGATCATGAATTATGGATAAACTCCGGGAACTATTTGCCAATCGATACTTTAGCGATTCCAAAAGGAAAAATTGATCAAGTAAGCGGAACTCCATTTGATTTTACCAAACTAACCAAAATCGGTTCAAGAATAAATTTGGATCATGAACAATTAAAAAATGGATTTGGTTACGATCATTGTTTTATTTTTGATAATTTTAATGGAAATTTAAAATTAAATGCTATTTTAGTTGATAATAAAAGTGGGCGAATTGTCGAAATGTTTACAACTGAACCGGCTGTTCAATTATATACGGGAAATCATTTAACTGAAAAATTTATAGGAAAAAACAATATCGCATATTTACCTAGAACCGGTGTTTGTTTGGAAACCGAACATTATCCCGATTCTCCAAATAATATTGAATTTCCAAGTACAATCTTAAATCCAAATGAAATTTTTAACTCTAAAACCGTTTACAAATTTAAATTGAATAAATAA
- a CDS encoding CPBP family intramembrane metalloprotease, with translation MFLSFTWNSTETTDILISSFYFVSAYLVFFLIGSPKVAKYLSALINFNIRKAIIFPIAVIIFYYSYIVLNGDNPLKGTTFLFPFFILFPTLIFIAKNDNLYKIDWIDFFTFTLFLLPTTLVKFEPNTNMPINGGGFDSLFRIVIIIVCVYSFSIVRKLNDVGFFPVFNLGFLKIAVISWLLFYAAALLIGVNFGFFKFIGYNDFSINFILSIFGKILIVFLHTAIFEELFFRGLLQNLLSKRIYQSQKWLIFWKWGMIILLILSLLTGYFMKGNYGWVIPSATIAIFIAAYLIEKKKIDKIGTYTALAITSVIFGIVHFHAGSIVFVALASIAGWSYGFTYLKTKNVFYAALVHALVNNTYLLLGIELLK, from the coding sequence GTGTTTCTATCTTTTACTTGGAATTCAACTGAGACTACTGATATTTTAATATCTTCATTTTATTTTGTTTCCGCGTATTTAGTTTTTTTTCTTATTGGTTCTCCAAAAGTGGCAAAATATTTATCTGCATTAATAAATTTCAATATTCGTAAAGCCATTATATTCCCTATTGCTGTCATTATTTTTTATTATTCTTACATTGTGCTAAATGGTGATAATCCACTAAAAGGAACAACATTTTTATTCCCGTTTTTTATTTTATTTCCTACCTTAATATTTATCGCCAAAAATGATAATCTATATAAAATCGATTGGATTGATTTTTTTACTTTCACTTTGTTTTTACTTCCGACCACGCTAGTTAAATTTGAACCGAATACAAATATGCCCATTAACGGCGGCGGATTTGATTCACTTTTTAGAATCGTAATTATAATTGTTTGTGTATATAGTTTTTCTATTGTCCGTAAATTAAATGATGTTGGTTTCTTTCCCGTTTTTAATTTGGGTTTCTTAAAGATTGCGGTTATTTCATGGCTTTTATTTTATGCCGCAGCTTTGTTAATTGGGGTCAATTTCGGATTTTTTAAATTTATCGGTTATAACGATTTTTCAATAAATTTTATATTAAGTATTTTTGGTAAAATTTTAATTGTTTTTCTGCATACCGCAATTTTTGAGGAACTTTTTTTTAGAGGACTTCTTCAAAATTTACTTTCTAAAAGAATTTATCAATCACAGAAATGGTTAATCTTTTGGAAATGGGGGATGATAATTTTGTTAATCCTTTCTCTTTTAACTGGCTACTTTATGAAAGGAAATTACGGCTGGGTTATTCCTTCAGCAACTATCGCGATTTTCATTGCGGCATATTTAATAGAAAAGAAAAAAATAGATAAAATCGGAACGTATACGGCTCTCGCAATTACAAGCGTTATTTTTGGAATTGTACATTTTCATGCCGGTTCAATTGTATTTGTCGCTTTAGCCTCAATAGCCGGCTGGTCCTACGGTTTTACATATCTGAAAACTAAAAATGTTTTTTATGCGGCATTAGTTCATGCCTTAGTAAATAATACATATTTACTTTTAGGCATAGAATTATTAAAATGA
- a CDS encoding right-handed parallel beta-helix repeat-containing protein produces MKFKPEHINAFFVYHTLFIILVLTGHLFSQGRFLRGEIYKEYNLENKTADFYVSTKGNDNWSGKLAEPNAKKTDGPFATIERARIAVINLKQKIYKEKLPPVEKRFIGSTHKFGSGNDILVLIREGIYSIDSSITFSPNDGGERVETDLPTGAFEYHKLKDYFVTYASYPGENAVISGGKKIANWIKAENGIWQTKVNLSKVKELYVNGKRQTLARAPNKGFFNTVGIPTDSSSFKFNKGDLKNWENLSTNNLTMFVRWGTVFGKISKIDEVNNIAYLEKPNSEIMIIPPKYFIDNVESILDTAGEWFYNSSKKILSFLPSNENTNLNEADVYVPYSKSLFKVIGKKDKPIRNLRFYNLEFTTTSFGGEATLDLVYANNCEIINCKINNVGQTPIKLGLGSYKNLITKNKIMNFEGSGIELRGAAKPESWNDMVYDNTISYNEIEGGEYAHMGIGASNTLRTEINHNFVSNVGSYGLAVGSWPNVEESSDGNYLVEYNHVEYATMLRDDEGGIAVFGLSPGSIVRNNLVHDVRPAPTNENVGFFFQNMSKGWNAFDNIYYNLKQAEMKLCAAYITDNIYKDNFLIEKPVNDPEKLILGNPKFYTGSVIINEKKEYLTGEKVSIKSEVKNLGSSGIESVDLYIDGKIAESKKFPIISNNIRTIEFIYQFYEPGKHRISINESSELEINVKGEPLKFVVNDIRSSMNKLPLEENVIIKSVVQNIKNAKQEFKIELLVDNKIAETKSVSLNENEISEVNFSIIPNLGKHKITIGNYEPIEIEVYKGEEQKISDKDLSTFCSTTAQPCNFNFSIDKNIFEIEASGTDFLHAEDSYGTIYLNRKISGNFIALVKVQKFGEGVSEWFRAGLFVRNDITKSNVDEIGCKGSFLVFSTPKRNGAQWDEFADGSMHNTKSFNYEKKNPFPVWLKLIRDGNKFISYFSYDGTNWEIVRDSPEIKDLAKSINIGIAGGTNDRRPSKVYFESLKIICEESQ; encoded by the coding sequence ATGAAATTTAAACCCGAGCATATTAACGCATTTTTTGTTTATCATACTTTATTTATAATATTGGTTCTTACTGGACATTTGTTTTCACAAGGAAGATTTCTCAGAGGTGAAATTTACAAAGAGTATAATCTTGAAAACAAAACCGCCGATTTTTATGTGTCGACAAAAGGGAATGATAATTGGTCAGGTAAATTGGCGGAACCAAACGCAAAAAAAACTGATGGACCATTTGCCACAATTGAAAGAGCAAGAATAGCAGTTATTAATCTAAAGCAAAAAATCTATAAAGAAAAACTTCCGCCGGTTGAAAAAAGATTTATAGGTTCAACTCATAAATTCGGCAGTGGAAATGATATTCTTGTTTTAATAAGAGAAGGAATTTATTCAATTGACAGTTCAATTACTTTTTCACCTAATGATGGCGGAGAAAGAGTAGAAACGGATCTTCCGACTGGAGCATTTGAATACCATAAATTAAAAGATTACTTTGTGACTTATGCTTCTTATCCGGGTGAAAATGCGGTAATCTCCGGCGGTAAAAAAATAGCTAATTGGATCAAAGCCGAAAACGGAATTTGGCAGACAAAAGTAAATTTAAGTAAAGTTAAAGAATTATATGTTAATGGGAAAAGACAAACTCTCGCTAGGGCTCCAAATAAGGGATTCTTTAATACAGTCGGTATTCCAACCGATTCAAGCTCATTTAAATTTAACAAAGGTGATTTAAAGAATTGGGAAAATTTATCTACAAATAATTTGACAATGTTCGTAAGATGGGGAACTGTTTTTGGAAAAATATCTAAAATTGATGAAGTAAATAATATTGCGTATTTAGAAAAACCCAATTCGGAAATAATGATCATTCCTCCAAAATACTTTATTGATAATGTTGAATCAATTTTGGATACTGCCGGAGAATGGTTTTATAATAGTTCAAAAAAAATATTGTCATTTTTACCTTCAAATGAAAATACGAATCTTAATGAAGCGGATGTTTATGTGCCTTATTCTAAATCCCTTTTCAAAGTTATTGGAAAGAAAGATAAACCTATTAGAAATTTAAGATTTTACAATTTGGAATTTACTACAACTTCTTTTGGCGGTGAAGCGACTCTTGATCTTGTATACGCAAATAATTGCGAGATTATAAATTGTAAGATCAACAATGTCGGACAAACTCCAATTAAATTAGGTTTGGGCAGTTATAAAAATTTGATTACAAAAAATAAGATTATGAATTTTGAAGGCAGCGGAATTGAATTAAGAGGTGCGGCAAAACCTGAATCTTGGAATGACATGGTTTATGATAATACAATTTCTTACAATGAAATTGAAGGCGGCGAGTATGCGCATATGGGAATTGGCGCGTCAAACACGCTTAGAACAGAAATTAATCATAATTTTGTCTCCAATGTTGGAAGTTACGGCTTAGCAGTAGGCAGTTGGCCTAATGTAGAAGAATCAAGCGATGGAAATTATTTGGTAGAATATAATCATGTTGAATATGCCACAATGCTGAGAGATGATGAAGGCGGTATAGCGGTTTTTGGTTTGAGTCCGGGTTCTATTGTAAGAAATAATTTGGTTCATGATGTACGACCTGCACCAACTAACGAAAATGTTGGATTCTTTTTTCAAAACATGTCGAAAGGATGGAATGCTTTCGACAATATTTATTACAACTTAAAACAAGCTGAAATGAAATTATGTGCCGCATATATTACAGATAATATTTATAAAGATAATTTTTTAATTGAAAAGCCAGTAAACGATCCCGAAAAATTAATCTTGGGAAATCCGAAATTTTATACCGGTTCTGTAATAATAAATGAGAAAAAGGAATATTTAACCGGTGAAAAAGTTTCGATAAAAAGCGAGGTAAAAAATTTAGGTTCAAGTGGAATAGAAAGTGTTGATCTATACATTGATGGTAAAATTGCTGAAAGTAAAAAGTTTCCTATAATTTCAAATAATATTAGAACAATAGAATTTATTTATCAATTTTATGAACCGGGAAAACATAGAATTTCTATAAACGAAAGTTCAGAATTAGAAATAAATGTAAAAGGTGAGCCGTTAAAATTTGTCGTTAATGATATTCGCTCTTCAATGAATAAATTACCATTAGAAGAAAATGTAATTATAAAAAGTGTTGTACAGAATATAAAAAATGCAAAGCAAGAATTCAAAATTGAATTGTTGGTTGATAATAAAATTGCAGAAACCAAGTCAGTCAGTTTAAATGAGAATGAAATTTCGGAAGTAAATTTTTCTATTATTCCTAATTTAGGAAAACATAAAATAACAATTGGAAATTATGAACCGATTGAAATTGAAGTTTACAAAGGTGAGGAGCAGAAAATATCAGATAAGGATCTTTCTACATTTTGCTCAACAACCGCGCAGCCGTGTAATTTTAATTTCTCAATTGACAAAAATATTTTTGAGATTGAAGCTTCCGGCACCGATTTTTTACACGCCGAGGATTCTTATGGTACAATTTATTTGAATAGAAAGATTTCGGGAAATTTTATTGCCTTAGTTAAAGTTCAGAAATTTGGAGAAGGAGTAAGCGAGTGGTTTAGAGCTGGGTTATTCGTTAGAAATGATATTACAAAAAGTAATGTGGATGAAATTGGATGCAAAGGATCATTTTTAGTTTTTTCTACCCCAAAGAGAAATGGTGCGCAATGGGATGAATTTGCCGATGGCTCGATGCACAATACTAAAAGTTTTAATTATGAAAAGAAAAATCCTTTCCCAGTTTGGTTAAAACTGATTAGAGATGGCAATAAATTTATTAGTTATTTTAGTTACGATGGAACAAATTGGGAAATTGTTAGAGATTCACCGGAAATAAAAGATCTTGCAAAATCAATTAACATTGGAATTGCTGGCGGAACAAATGATCGAAGGCCTTCCAAAGTATATTTTGAAAGTCTTAAAATTATTTGTGAGGAAAGCCAATAA
- a CDS encoding exo-alpha-sialidase, giving the protein MKFVYQALIYFTLISVISAQDYQADIIFPLQGQHVHGSSIVELPNGDLLSCWFQGSGERSANDVSIMGSRLVKGEKNWSKPFLMADTPNQPDCNPVLFLNKNNKLFLAWIVVQSNKWETSILKYRTSIDYKNVGAPIWNWQDIIIIKPGNEFVDEIETKFKENTHKEFAWSGFAPIYETMIYEASKDPKKRETGWMTRIHPLILGNGRILLPLYSDGFNFSICAISDDDGSNWNCGLPIVGKGNIQPSLIQKEDGTISAFMRDSGDEPGRIMMSESFDNGENWTFAEDSEILNPGASIEVLKLKNGNWLLVYNDVEDGRYSLAVSISDDEGKTWKWKKHLEHSDKGGYSYPSVIQTKDGKIHATYSYHLGNQQNSIKHAAFDVDWILN; this is encoded by the coding sequence ATGAAATTTGTTTATCAAGCTTTAATTTATTTTACCTTAATATCAGTTATTTCAGCGCAGGATTACCAAGCGGATATTATATTTCCATTACAAGGTCAGCACGTTCATGGAAGCAGTATTGTTGAATTGCCGAACGGTGATTTGCTTAGTTGCTGGTTTCAAGGCAGCGGAGAACGCAGCGCAAATGACGTCTCAATTATGGGCTCAAGATTAGTTAAGGGTGAAAAAAATTGGAGCAAACCATTTTTAATGGCAGATACTCCAAATCAGCCGGATTGTAATCCTGTTTTGTTTCTTAATAAAAATAACAAATTATTTTTAGCATGGATTGTCGTTCAATCTAATAAATGGGAAACTTCCATTTTAAAATATCGGACATCAATAGATTACAAAAATGTTGGTGCTCCAATTTGGAATTGGCAAGATATTATTATTATTAAACCTGGTAATGAATTTGTTGATGAGATTGAAACAAAATTCAAGGAAAATACGCATAAAGAATTTGCTTGGTCTGGGTTCGCTCCAATTTACGAAACAATGATTTATGAAGCTTCAAAAGATCCAAAAAAACGGGAAACCGGATGGATGACTAGAATTCATCCATTAATTTTGGGTAACGGAAGAATTTTACTCCCATTATATTCTGATGGATTTAATTTTTCAATATGTGCTATTTCTGATGATGATGGAAGTAATTGGAATTGCGGTTTGCCAATTGTGGGGAAAGGAAATATTCAACCAAGTCTTATTCAAAAAGAAGACGGCACAATTTCGGCATTTATGCGCGATAGCGGAGATGAACCTGGCAGAATAATGATGTCAGAATCATTCGATAATGGAGAAAACTGGACATTTGCAGAAGACTCTGAAATTTTAAATCCCGGCGCAAGTATTGAAGTATTAAAATTAAAAAATGGCAATTGGTTATTAGTTTATAATGATGTTGAAGATGGAAGATATAGTTTGGCGGTTTCAATTTCCGATGATGAAGGAAAAACTTGGAAATGGAAAAAACATCTTGAACATTCGGATAAAGGAGGTTACTCATATCCTTCCGTAATTCAGACAAAAGATGGAAAAATTCATGCAACATATTCGTATCATTTAGGGAACCAACAAAACTCAATTAAGCATGCAGCATTTGATGTAGATTGGATTTTGAATTAA
- a CDS encoding DUF3078 domain-containing protein, which translates to MMKLNKIFLIIIVFFLSAFLEIQAQIKDTVDSRWSTTMVGGLNFSQVAFSNWTKGGENSLTWTLNYDFNFKFDDDDIGFKTKFRSLYGRTKFDGKDYRTNENEFYLDQVLSYHASWKVDPFFSNSIRTQLTTGFDYSGPKPVKVADFFDPAIITQSVGFTYDKLSALQTRLGIALQHTTADRYTKYTNDVSTSDKEETYKFETGFESVTNAKIKLDDNIFAESNLILFTRFEEIDVWDVRWDNSMVAKVNSWLNVSFTYNFIFKKSESVIAQMKESWQMGIVYNFI; encoded by the coding sequence ATGATGAAGTTGAACAAAATTTTTCTCATTATAATTGTGTTTTTCCTTTCTGCCTTTTTAGAAATTCAAGCGCAAATTAAAGACACAGTTGACAGCAGATGGTCAACAACTATGGTTGGTGGATTAAATTTTAGTCAAGTTGCTTTCAGCAATTGGACAAAAGGCGGAGAAAATTCATTAACGTGGACTTTAAATTACGATTTTAATTTTAAGTTTGATGATGATGATATAGGGTTTAAGACAAAGTTTCGTTCGTTATACGGCAGAACAAAGTTTGACGGAAAAGATTACAGAACCAACGAAAATGAATTTTATTTGGATCAAGTACTTTCCTATCATGCAAGCTGGAAAGTCGATCCGTTTTTCAGTAATTCAATAAGAACACAGTTAACAACTGGCTTTGATTATTCAGGTCCCAAACCTGTAAAAGTAGCTGATTTTTTTGATCCCGCAATTATAACGCAAAGCGTTGGGTTTACTTATGACAAGCTTTCGGCGCTTCAAACAAGACTTGGTATTGCGCTTCAACATACAACTGCGGACAGATATACAAAATATACCAATGACGTTTCAACTTCTGATAAAGAGGAGACTTATAAATTTGAAACCGGTTTTGAAAGTGTGACAAACGCAAAAATTAAATTGGACGATAATATTTTTGCCGAATCAAATCTAATTTTGTTTACTAGATTTGAAGAAATTGATGTGTGGGATGTTCGATGGGACAATAGTATGGTTGCAAAAGTGAATAGCTGGCTTAACGTAAGTTTTACTTATAATTTTATATTTAAAAAATCGGAATCCGTAATTGCTCAGATGAAAGAATCTTGGCAAATGGGTATTGTTTATAATTTTATTTAA